The genomic window CGGCGCGGCAGTGCCTTCCGCCGCCAGAGGCCGCTACCGGTGCTGCGCGGGGGGGAGCTGCGTATCGGGCCCGGCGAATGCGTGGCGCTGCTGGGCCCCACCGGATCCGGCAAAAGCACGCTGGGGCGCGCTCTGCTGGGGTTGGATAGGCTGGATGCGGGCGAGGTGCTGTTCGAAGGGCAGCCGCTACTGGACACGCGGGGCCGCATGGCGCCCGCCACGCGCCGCGCCATCCAGGCCGTGTTCCAGGACCCTCATGGCGCCACCAGTCCGCGCTTCACGGCGTTCGAGGTGGTCGCCGAGCCGTTGCGGTATCTGGGCCTCTCCGGCGACGCGCTGCGGACACGGGTGGAGGAGCTCGTGGCCGCCGTGGGGCTGGATGACGCTGAGCTGGGACGTCTGGCGCATCGCTTCAGTGGCGGGCAGTTGCAGCGGCTCTGCATCGCCCGGGCGCTGGCGCCCCGCCCCCGCCTGCTGGTGCTGGATGAGGCGGTGAACAGCCTGGATCTGGAAAGCCAGTCGCGCATCCTGCGGCTGCTCTCGGCTCTGCGGGCCGGCACGGGCCTGGCCTATCTCTTCATCACCCATGACCTGCGGCTGATCCGCGGCTTCGCGGACCGCTGCTATGTCATGCAGGATGGCCAGGTAGTGGAAGTGCCTGAGCCGTTCGGCAATGATCCCGTGCCGCCCGCCATGGCCGCGCTGCGTGCCGCCATCCTTCCGGCCCGTCCCTGCATCCGCCGCGTCGAAGCCCCCGCCCTGGCCTGATGGCCGGCACGGGAAGGTGC from Roseomonas marmotae includes these protein-coding regions:
- a CDS encoding ATP-binding cassette domain-containing protein, translated to MSLLLLREPRKSYRRGSAFRRQRPLPVLRGGELRIGPGECVALLGPTGSGKSTLGRALLGLDRLDAGEVLFEGQPLLDTRGRMAPATRRAIQAVFQDPHGATSPRFTAFEVVAEPLRYLGLSGDALRTRVEELVAAVGLDDAELGRLAHRFSGGQLQRLCIARALAPRPRLLVLDEAVNSLDLESQSRILRLLSALRAGTGLAYLFITHDLRLIRGFADRCYVMQDGQVVEVPEPFGNDPVPPAMAALRAAILPARPCIRRVEAPALA